From Syngnathus typhle isolate RoL2023-S1 ecotype Sweden linkage group LG5, RoL_Styp_1.0, whole genome shotgun sequence:
GTCCTTTGTGTCCCGTATCCCCGTGGCCTTTCCCGCAGGGGACGCCATCTCCCTCAGTCACAGTGTGGTCATGTACGCTTGCAACAAGAACGTGGATTTGGCCATCCAACACGGCAGACAACGACCACCCGGGAACACGTTGCCCCAAAATAAATCGGCGCTCATCAGTTATGGCCGTCAAGTGAAAGTGGCACCGTGCAGCAGTCTTAGGTTGAGCATTTTCACTCCCAACGTGCTGATGATATCTAAGCATGATGACGGCTCCCTCAACCAGTGGGGGGTGAGTTTTGCTGAAGACTCCGCTTTCTCCACGGTGCTCAGTGTGTCTCACAAGTCCAGGTACTGCGGCCACCGCTTCCACCTAAACGACCTGGCGTGTCACTCTGTACTGCCGCTACTTCTCACCACCTCACACCACAACGCCTTGCGATCCCCTGAAGTGGACAGCATCCTTGCCCCGCCAGAGGTCTCCTCCGGTTCCCGTGGCTCACGGTCCAGCCGGTTGTCCCTTGGTAGCGTTTCGCAGGATCCAAACGCAATCTACAGCGAGCTGATTTTGTGGAGGGTTGACCCCGTGGGGCCGCTATCCCTGTCCGGGGGAGTGTCTGAGTTGGCCCGGATCAATTCTCTTCATGCCTCAGCGTTTGCTAACGTCGCCTGGCTGCCCACACTCATCCCCAGCAGTTGTTTAGGTatggacattttattttatcaccGGAATTTGCTCAGGATTAGCTTCATTACTTTTATTACACCATTTCCATTGCCTGGTACCTTAATGGCTTTACTTGCCGTTGACGCTTGAGCCATTCCGCCCAATCGATGCCATTTCCTCATGTTAGTGGCTTTTAATTCGTAAAATGAAACTGAGCTTTTAAGCATTGATTTTTGCAAATACATCAGATATGCCCTCACGGCATGTTGACAGACAATAATTCAGCAAACAATGTATATTCAAATAAATCTATCCCCCAAAATTATTTCTGTCGTAGGATTTAAGAGGCAGACATTCCCCCTCCCAGCCGTAGTTGTAATATTATCAGATATACAGATAAAGAGATCCATCAACTTATTTTTGGCCTTCCCCTGACCTTCAGGGGATTTGAAGGATACACTTTCTAGCATTGATTTGAAAATTTCATTTGAAAGTATAAATGGCAGCTGTGAAAGATGGCATTTGAAAGAAAGACATGTAATCCTCTCTCCGCTTTCAGGTGCTTATTGTAATTCTCCCAGCGCCTGCTTTGTCGCAAGTGACGGCCACTCACTCAGGCTTTATCAGGCCGTTATTGAAGCCAAGAAACTCCTCAGCGAGCTCTCCAATCCTGAGATATCAGTAAGTTTGCACCAGCTAACCTCATACTCCATAGGGTGGACACAAATCTGATCTATGTCTCCCGTCGGACCTCACCACAGAAGCATTGAGATACGTTACTGTTGCTGTTGGGAATGCCTGCGGCTTCATTTGCGTCCATTTCACTTTAGAAATATGTCGGCGAGGTGTTCAACATCGTCAGTCAGCAGTCGACAGCCAAACCGGGGTGTATCATTGAGCTGGATGCCGTTACCGACTTTGTAAGTAAACATTGTTGAGGGGCAGTATTATTGATACTCTATAAGGTCCAAAACAAGTTTTCCACATGGAaaatggggggggaaaaaacaaccaCATTAAGTTGACAAATATTTAATATGTCTGTGCAAAGGTCTTTGCGCAAACACAGACGTTTTGAGTCGCCGGTCCGTTTTTGTGGCATGAAAAAGTCAGTGGTAAACTTTGATCCTCTGTGAAAGGTCaaccatgaagaaaaacaacaaatgtcTTCAGTCCCCTgaagcatttttgttttcctctttgTGTATGTAACGTGAACACGTTGTGTGTCAACGTAGATCTGCTGCACTGCGGATGAAGCCTGTCATCAAGCGTCTGTATTTTAATGGCTGCTTTTGTCCTCTACAGCAGGGAAAGGAGACCCAGCTCTTGCATGTATTTGAGGAGGATCTAATACTCGGCAACGAGAGACCAGGCAACTGGCAGGAAATGACGGATTCATCTCGCTCCGGTATAGACAACATCTAATATATCatggggttgttttttttttaatagtaggTCTTGCTCTCTGGATGCAGTGTATTCATTTTCTCAGTGCTTCCCGCAGGTCTTAAGAAGCCCACTTTTGCTGCAAGTTTTTTTCTCGTGGTTGTTGAGTTAACACCAAGTGGCCAGTCCCTCCTACAGATGTGGCATCTTCATCTCGCGGCTAAACCCGTCACCATGGGTGTGTACTTTATCTCGACTCTTCCATATCTAGTCAAATGTACCAGGTAAATACTGTGTCCATTTCAATAGATTGAGTTTATGATTGAATCCTTTTGTGATCAAAAAGGACCTCATATTTCAGTCTGGAGAAATGACAatattggaaaaataaatatatggaaTACATTTCTCGGAATGAATGTATGTATAATCGGAAAAAAttcataacattttatttaagcAACAACCTTTAATAGATCACAGCAAGTCTGCTGGATGTCTGAGAAAGATTTGATCAAAAAGTTAGTTTGACTTTTGCTGTTTTCGCAGACGAGACTTTCTCCCCACGAGACGCCCCCACAGCTGCTTCAGCCAGCCGCTCTCAGTTTAACTTTGATACCTTCAGCTCGCCGATAATTCAGAAGAGTAAAACCTCCACGTCCAATCTGCAGAGCGCATGTCGCCTCGGCCTCACCACCCAGAGACTCTACAGCCAAGAATTGCCTTTGCCAGTCGGGGTGGAGGCCATCAGCGTCACGCCCTCAGCAGGTGAGCTGTTCAAAAAATCCAGGTTATTTTGTTGCTTTTCGCAACAGCGCTCGGTCCCGATGATTTGAACTTGTTCTCTCGACTCTCCCATTATTAGGTCACCTCAGTGCATCGTGTTCTCTGCCAGCTGGCCGTGTGCCATACCTCCTCGCGACTTCCTGTTCTGACGGAAAGGTGCGCTTCTGGAGGTGTAGCGTCACGGGATCCGAGACTTGCGGCAATGACAAGCTGGTGTATCAGTGGGAGGAGTGGCCTCTACTGGTGGAAGAGAGGCTTCCTAATTGCAGTGCCGTGAGCGTGCCAGGTCGTCCCGTTCAGGTCAGCTGCTGTCACACGGGACGAATGGCAGTCGCCTACAGGCACGCCACGCCGGACACACCTCTGAACTTGACACCTCAGCTAAACTCTCACACGCTTTTGACTTTCCCTCCTGCCCTGGCTTCCTCACCTTATTTGTACCACAACAACATCACTCCAAGCGTGACTGTGCAGCAAAGCCCAAATGCCTCTCCGGGCCTTTCCTTAGCAAGCGCCAGAGAACAGCTGGTCTACATCGCCATCTTCCAGTGCGAATCCACAGGTGGTTCACAGTGGATTCTAGAGCAGACAATTGTCTTGGATAAAACTGATGTTAGCAACGCCTCGTCTCCGGATTTATCTTTGCCTAACGAGCACTGCCTCGGTTCTACTCATAAGAGTTTAGTTCACTTAGACTGGGTCTCACAAGAAGATGGGTCACATGTTCTGACTGTTGGCATAGGGACAAAGATATATATGTTTGGGCGTCTGTCTGGAAAGCCTCCCGAGCTTTGCCTGACATCTGACGGCAGCCGAGACCAAAGCGCGTCGCGCCTGGTTCTGCTTCGATCTGTCGACCTGGTCTCCTCTGTTGAAGGCTCGCCGCCCATCCCGGTCTCCCTCTCGTGGGTACGCGATGGCATCTTGGTCGTAGGTATGGACTGTGAGATGCACGTCTACTCCCAGTGGCAGCCCCCAGCACCGCCCAAACCCAATGCCGCAATTGGCCAGGACACGGACCTCTGCAGCAGTGTGTCCTCCATCGTCTCAGCCGTGAGACAAAGCCAAGAGGATGGGCTCAGTCTTGGGCCTCCCACATCCTTACTGGCCCCTCCTAAAAAAGCCCTGACCAGGTCAATGATGAGCCTGGCTCAGAAACTCAGCGGGAAGCGAACCGCCTACGACCTTCCCTTGGAGATGGAAGATTCCGGACTGTTTGAAGCAGCTCACCAGCTCTTTCCCACACTGCCCCAGTACCACCCGGTACAATTACTTGAGCTCATGGATCTGGGAAAAGTGAGTGTATTGCGTCACGGCAGCACTTTGTTTTGGCGCTTTCCCATTCAAATGTCAATATATTGGAATAATAATGGATGCACAGGTTGTTCATTcaaattttcatgttttttgtgtgtcaccTAAGGTTCACCGTGCCAAAGCCATCCTCTCCCACCTAGTCAAATGCATCGCTGGGGAAGTCGTGGCTCTTAAAGACAACACCAGCAACCCGGAGAAACGCGTACGCTCTCGAACAATTAGTGCAGGAGGGAGCACCGCCAGGGAAAGGAAGATGTTTGGCAAAGATGAGAATTCCACACCGGATTATACCGAGATCAGCTccattcctcctcttcctctctatgCCCTTCTTGCATCTGACGAGGACACGCCCTCAAAGCCTGGTCAGTCTTCACTATGAATCCATTTTTGAAATATGCAGGAAGGTCACTTTTGGCAATGTGTGAAAATGTAGCATTTTGTTGTCCTTTTAGCCTCCCTCGTGTCATTTCGGGCCACACTATAGTAATCCTAGAATATATTGTGTTCAACTTTCTTTGCTGGTGATACTGCGATGCAATTGATCTGTTTTCTCAGCTTGGCCGTCGGGGACTTTGGCGAGAGGTGAATGTCTCGCGTAATTGAGTTTCCATTTTGTTATCCCGTAGAAAAAGTGGGCAGTGTGAGTGGTGATAGCGGGCATGGATCCAGTCACACAGACGCTTACGATGAGTTATTTCACACACCCAGCATTGCAGACTTGGATCCTCTGGAACAAGTTGAGCAAGAAGAAGCTGGGAACAAGGTCCgcttctaataaaaaaaaaaaaaacatttataaaaatgATAATATTCAATTTTGATTGACTCTGACCTTGTATCTTGCCTGTAGGTAATTGACTTGTCCCAGTACAGCCCCACTTACTTTGGCCCGGAGCATGCCCAAGTTCTGTCCAGCAGTCTCCTGCACTCCAGTTTACCGGGCCTAACTCGAATGGAGCAGATGTCTCTCATGGCACTGGCCGACACCATCGCGACCACCAGCACGGATCTGAAAGACAACCAGGACCAGAGCAAAGGTACTGCGGTGGAATGAGAGCGCAAGACGATCGATAGTCTCGACTCAGATGAGTCCGCAAGATCCTGTGGCAATGTTTTCAAATGTGTTATTGATTGTTTTCTATGCAGGCGGCGAGACGCTGGATGACTGCGGCCTTAGGTTTTTGCTCGCTGTCAGACTACACACCTTCCTCTCTACCTCTCTGCCCCTGGCCCACCGAGCGCAGCTGCTCCGGCAAGGTAAAGCGGCAGAGTGGCCTTCAATTAAGTATAATGTCCCCCTTGAGACAAACTGCCCTCCCACTTGTTTTGTAATTGATTCAAAGCCAATCCATTGTCCTAATTTACCTCTTAACTAACTGGACATAgcagggtttttttcccccttcttttAGTTACTGTGTAGGGATGGAAGTAAATAAAATCCAGCTTCTGTAGCTTTGTTTTCAACCTTGAATATAAACTCTCAGTGAGCTGCCCTTGAAGAGGACACAAGGCTCTCTAGCTGTAGCGTTAAAAAGTACAGTGATTGCTACGGTTCTTCTCTCCTACTGTACAGGCCTGTCGACGTGTCACTATGCCTGGGCTTTCCACTCGGAAGCTGAAGAGGAACTACTTCACATGCTGCCTGCCCTCCACCAGGGTGAGCCCACCTGGCCCGAGCTGCGCTCAATGGGCGTGGGCTGGTGGCTTAGGAGCACCAACAAGCTTCGGAGATGCATTGAGAAGGTGAGAAGGGCACCCGGGGAACGCAATTCAAGTCATGGGGCCTGCTTTACCTTTTCTGCCCGTGTAAATATTTGTAAGATTCCACACGCTATCTGTTAGTGGTGACCACACAATTTTGAGCTCACTCTTAGAAATCTTAGTAAATGAGGCCATAGGCATTCTACTTTAAGTCTTGTAGCCGTGTGTAATAAGGGAGCTGCAGACCTTTAAACCTGTCAAGTGCAACCACCCGTCCGTTTTCGGATCGGTTGTCTACGGGATCGGTGGCTCCAACTGCATCCATCATGCCCAACAATGAAATAAACACACAAGGCTACAACTCGTGTGGATATGACTGTCAAGAGCAAAAAGCATGTGAGCTTGTGTTGTTTGTCTCCTTTGTCAGGTTGCTAAGGCCACTTTTCAGCGAAGTAATGATCCTCTGGATGTTGCCATATTTTACCTGGCAATGAAGAAGAAGGCAGTGGTCTGGGGGCTGTACAGGTAGAATTTTTGTATATGAAACATGCGCTTCCCGAATGAGTTAACTAACATTATCCTTTGAATCCTGTCTGTAGGTCACAGAAGAATGCCAAGATGACTGAATTTTTCCGCAACAACTTCAGTGAAGACCGATGGAGGAAAGCAGCTCTGAAAAATGCCTTTTCTCTGTTGGGGAAGCAGCGGTTTCATCATTCCGCAGCCTTCTTCCTTTTAGCTGGCTCCCTTAAGGATGCAGTAGAGGCAAGTGGATCATAAACTTGAAAAGAAGTGCCGCTATGAATAATATCACTTCAAGCGCCACAAGCTAAAACCTCCGTTGCAAAAATATCTATATGCATGTCTCAGCGGCTTTTTTTACGCAATGCTACGAAGGATTTTGAGCTGTCATTGTCATGCTTTTCAACCGCCATGATAGGATGGTTGGAAGAAAGCGGTATTTCTGCGCGTCACATATTAATGCTCATGAGACACATGGCTCTTTGCGTAACCTCTATTCATGAAGGGTACTTGTGTGTATACACGGTCCCCCGAAGCAATGAGTCATATCATTTAATCTGCATGAGTAACTAGGACTTCTCTTAGCACTTTATTGAAATGAGGTTCACCCAGGCAAAGAGCTATCATTGATTTTGTTGAGTCTCTTTGGCTGAGAGGTAGTCTCATTGAAATGCACCTCACTCCTCCGTAGTAAGGACAAGTAGAAAAACAGCATTTCATCTTAGCCTTTGAGCgagcattgcattttttttttcattttgcatttgcaACAGATATTCATTCCCCCgcagtttttttgtctttttttttttttttaacacacacatCAGTATGAGCTTTAGCTTTTACCTTCTCTTTCAGGTGTGTTTAGAGAAACTGCAGGACCTTCAGCTCGCTCTTGTGATATCCAGATTATACGAGTCAGAGTTTGAGACAGCATCCACCTACAAAAAGATCCTCCAGAGACATGTGCTGGGACATGATAAACAGGTGCGGTGCTCAATGTCACACGCTTCAAGGACTCTTGTTTTTCACTCCAAGATAAAGAATCATTTGATGAGTGCGACCAGGTGTTGTTTTGATCCTCCAGTGCACTTTTTGACAAGTACACTGCGGAGGATAGAAGCAGAACGTATGTGTCCGTGATGAATACAGAGCGATGCAGAGCAGCTATCTTTGCTTCTTGAGTAAAAAGTCACTTTTGCACATTTCAGATACCGATGCACCCGGATCCATTCTTGCGGAGCATGGCCCACTGGGTTCTGGAGGAGTACAGCAAAGCTTTGGACACCCTGCTTGAGCAGACTGCCAGTAAAACAAAGTCAGGCTCCAGCGATCACGGTATGTCGGCTACGTGTTCCTCGGCTAATTGGCTTTAAGGACGCGTTTGCTCAAGAGCTCTAATGGCATACCGACTAATTTGGGCATCGTCAAGTGAGAAAACAATCGCATTAAATTGATGGGAACTCATTTAGGCGCGCTACCTGCtacttcaaaaagaaaaactgagATGAGTTGATGAATCCTTTGCAATTCTTCCCAGAGGTGGCATAATGTGTTTCTATTGAAGGATGTCTTTAAAAGATGGATGATTTGAACTTAACATGAACCAGACACAGTTATGATCCATCTTACTCCCAGGTCGGGATTCCTGTGCGACACCCCTTTTAATTTGTTATCAAAAGTGTATTTTAACATCAGTGGTGTGACAAAAGCTTGACGACTTCATTCATAATGTGGTGTCCTTGTGGGTTTTACagcataatgttttttttgtttttttttattatcctgCTTTTGTAAAAAGAGTGTGAACTGTGTAGCACCCGATCCCGTTTTTGACACTGACAGATGAGTCAAGTTCATGTTTTGTGTCTATGACAGGTTCAACGTCCGCAAGTAACGCCGGGGTTTTCAACTTCTACACCTTCCTTTGTACGCACCCGCTCCTCCTCCGTCGCCATTTCGGCTCCTCCAACAAGGCGAAAGTGGCCCTGACCGCCGAGGGTCGCAAGGTTGACTCCATTAGTCTGGACGAGAGACGACTCTTTTTTACTGCCGCTTATGATCATTTGCAAGCGGGCTGCCCGATGCTGGCGCTGGAAGTCCTCTCCAAGATGCCCAAAGTCCGCAAAAGTTCCAAAGTCAACCAGGAGTCCCCCGAGCTCAGCGCTGGGAGTAAGAGCGGGCCGACGTCTGAGCGGGACTGGTCCGAGCCCGCGCTGAATGGCTACGAATCGGGCGGTGGCAGTTTATCAAACAGTCGCTCGGATTCAGTGTTGAGTTTTGACTGGAGCCAGCCATCGCTCACACATCCAGATGAGCCACTGGAGCTGAAGTGGGACAGCGACAGAGATGACGAAGAGGAGCAGGAAAGTAAAAGTGGCAAAAGCAGCAGAACGGTACACAACAGCAATGTGTTCCACGACAGCATGTTGTCTACGATGGAAGCGGCGATGAGCGAGGACAGCGAGGACGGCGCTGACTTCAGCCACCCTTCTGATGATGTCTTGGCCACGCAGCTCAAGTTTACCGCCTGCTTGAAGATTTTGACCAATGAGCTGAGGACACTTTCAACAGGGTACGAACTGGACGGAGGAAAACTACGTTACCAGCTCTACCAGTGGCTGGAAAGAGAGGTAAGTGTATACCTTAACCGTCAGTCTCACCGTGAACCAGGTCTCCGGCAAACTTGCAGCTGTATACATGAATCTGCTCCCCATTACAGGTGGTGACTCTCCAGCACTGTTGCAGTTACAAGCCATGTCTTGTGGAGGTGTCTACCCTAGAAGATGTACAAAGTGCCGGCTTGGTTGAAAATGAACTGGTGGGTGCTGGATCTCATGAGTGCATCATTGATGATACTCGACAAAATAAACACCCGCAAAACATCAGAAAAGTGCCATTTTCAATTGATTTCATGTCGCCAGCATAATTTCTAGATGATGAGTTTGCTTTGGCTTTACGTTCCATTTTATCGAATGTGTTATTTTAGTATTGACGCTCCAGATGATTTTCAAACACTTTGCTAATGATTTGTATTTGCTTTTATTGAAACAGTTAGCACTATTTCAAGGTTAACTAAATGTGCTATGGTCCCAGGCCCCAAGCCCTTGCAGCGACAGTCAGAGGAGCAGGAGACACTGGCTGAAGAGCAATCAGCCCTTACTGAGGATGTTCCTGAGCTACTGCAGCTTGTACGGATCCCACGGTGGAGGATTGGCCTCTGTTCGCATGGAGCTCATTTTACTGCTTCAAGAATCTCACCAGGTCATTATAATATATGCCTCCATGcactttctttatttttttctcttcagcTTATTATTCTCAGGGACATGGGTGAGCTGAACTTCTTATCACTTAAGCGGTGATATCAGAAAAAAGTCAGCTATAAACAAATCACACTCGCATTGACAACGGTTTAAAATCTAAATTGCTTGACTTTTGGGGTGTTCGATTTTGTACGTTTCATTCTAAATCTTTTTCCACTTGGACATTTGAAAACTGCAGCtatcgtttgctgtcacatgtTGTCTTTTAGGTGcaacacgtgcacgcacacacacccacacacacacacacacacatacacacctacTTACTTCTTAGAAACCCCATGACTGTTCCAGTCATTCAGGAGGAAAAACATTGGAGTAAACACACAActccttgaattttttttttttttttccccgataaAGGCATTTTATCCCAGCGGTGGTCCTGCAGTTGTTTTCTCCTTTTGTGTGGAGGAAACAACAGTGCTTTGTGATTGCATGTGCACGGCAATTTTGTTTAAAGAATTCTCTAACAAATGATTGACATTCACCTCGCGGTAGGAACGTAATAGGCTTGGGCCACTCTTTCCCACAGAGCATCATGTAACAGCTTCTGGTGAAATACAGTTTTttgataatttttttcttttcctcaaaATCCCATTCGTGCATACAGGAGGAAAAACACATCATGTCATTTTCTTACCTTGCTGCTCTAAATTGTTGGCTCGTCCTATCTTGATTGATGGTTGTGGTTACGACTTATGCTCCTTCCTGACAGTTCTGTCAAAATATATTTGGACCAAAAAAATAACGGTATACTTTTTAAGTAATTAAGACTGTGTAATGTTCTTATAGGACAACGGCAGCCCATCAGCTATGACGGCATGCTGCCAGCACACCTCGATCCCGCTCCTGATGGCTTGTACAGCAAACATGAAGACCGTGGTGGCCAATCCTATTGTCTACCTGACCAACCTGACGCACGACATCCTCCAGACCATCAATGCGCTCAACTCCCCTCCGCATCCAGATTTTGTTCATAATgaggtcagttttttttttttgccttgatgCATTGTTGAATTTAATACAATGATTTATAACTTGGCAAACaacataagattaaaaatgcttacattcTGCTTTTCGTTtcttccctccccccccccccccaccccccccccccccccccagatatATGTCATGCACACTTTGGCTGCTTCCTTGTCTGCCTGCATTTATCAGTGTTTATGTGACGGACACTATAGGTAGGTTCAAGCAGCTATGATGGAAAAACCtggtgttgtttgtgtttggagACTATATTTTGCTATATTTTTGCCATTTGGCTTCACACGCTCAAGTACAGTAAAGGTCATACACCCACGGTTACCACGACAACGCGGTCACGAAACGGAACGctgtcaacacaacacaaacgtcTGACACGTTTGAAAGAATTCACACCATTTCCCACTCTAGTTTGCTCACGCTCAAGAGAACACAGATGCCGCAAATGCATCCAACCTCTGAGGTGAAGGACACATTTTTGTAATACAAAATACCATTAGAAATAAACCGACTAATTTAGTTGGGGACTTCAGGTCCCAATAGCATGCCAGAATGTTGGTGTGCATAAAGTCAATGGCAGAATGAGGAACATAAAACACATGTCCTCAATTAATTACAAAGTTTAGAATGTGGTAGCGACGCGTTGCAGAGCtgccttttaaaaaaataatgagtCTTTCGCTCTTATCTTCCAAAATCTCTCCAGGCTTACAGAGCTTCCAGCATTAAGAGTACCACCAGCTTGGTCAAGCGTAAAGTAAAATGAAGAAACATGACAAACTCACAAACACAATGATGAAAGCTTAAATATCATCAATCATTTCAAAGCAAGATAACACTTGTGACTTTTAGTCTTCCGCTG
This genomic window contains:
- the LOC133154702 gene encoding dmX-like protein 1 isoform X2, encoding MNLHQVLTGAVNPGDNCFSVGSVNNVPFTAYASGCDVVILGSDFERVQIIPGAKHGNIQVGCVDCSLQGGQIAASYGSIVCIFEPVQYPDQKDTSLTTLNCQWQKTGQFVLQSMVPNLAWHPKGSMLLTGSSSLQLWSQFDAEGGKQAQINDSHWAWRCIWQSKTASPVSLMKFSPDGEFFATAGQDDCLVKVWYSTSKWKSGSFRLLMPPESGVDSQGEISFSFVYLAHPRSVIGFSWRKTSKYMPRGSVCNVLLTSCKDSVCRLWAETLLPADSLLAGHHGNQHGDTQRCASSSSRICNGRTQAGTAQEPAFFRDAPQPPLSGCLSYNQNRHSSHKKSGDNLPHADVLCHFHIAASINPATDIPLLPSISSLSAGEDEEPGGLFIVHWLNNKELHFTLAMEVFLQQFRGSLEQQNDCSQQELSNEDNYDDEVTSKPSDPQGPDVMEPHFAAAEHHVDVLLDEWNKGADMLFSIHPMDGSLLVWNVDWLDEYHPGMFRQAQVSFVSRIPVAFPAGDAISLSHSVVMYACNKNVDLAIQHGRQRPPGNTLPQNKSALISYGRQVKVAPCSSLRLSIFTPNVLMISKHDDGSLNQWGVSFAEDSAFSTVLSVSHKSRYCGHRFHLNDLACHSVLPLLLTTSHHNALRSPEVDSILAPPEVSSGSRGSRSSRLSLGSVSQDPNAIYSELILWRVDPVGPLSLSGGVSELARINSLHASAFANVAWLPTLIPSSCLGAYCNSPSACFVASDGHSLRLYQAVIEAKKLLSELSNPEISKYVGEVFNIVSQQSTAKPGCIIELDAVTDFQGKETQLLHVFEEDLILGNERPGNWQEMTDSSRSGLKKPTFAASFFLVVVELTPSGQSLLQMWHLHLAAKPVTMDETFSPRDAPTAASASRSQFNFDTFSSPIIQKSKTSTSNLQSACRLGLTTQRLYSQELPLPVGVEAISVTPSAGHLSASCSLPAGRVPYLLATSCSDGKVRFWRCSVTGSETCGNDKLVYQWEEWPLLVEERLPNCSAVSVPGRPVQVSCCHTGRMAVAYRHATPDTPLNLTPQLNSHTLLTFPPALASSPYLYHNNITPSVTVQQSPNASPGLSLASAREQLVYIAIFQCESTGGSQWILEQTIVLDKTDVSNASSPDLSLPNEHCLGSTHKSLVHLDWVSQEDGSHVLTVGIGTKIYMFGRLSGKPPELCLTSDGSRDQSASRLVLLRSVDLVSSVEGSPPIPVSLSWVRDGILVVGMDCEMHVYSQWQPPAPPKPNAAIGQDTDLCSSVSSIVSAVRQSQEDGLSLGPPTSLLAPPKKALTRSMMSLAQKLSGKRTAYDLPLEMEDSGLFEAAHQLFPTLPQYHPVQLLELMDLGKVHRAKAILSHLVKCIAGEVVALKDNTSNPEKRVRSRTISAGGSTARERKMFGKDENSTPDYTEISSIPPLPLYALLASDEDTPSKPEKVGSVSGDSGHGSSHTDAYDELFHTPSIADLDPLEQVEQEEAGNKVIDLSQYSPTYFGPEHAQVLSSSLLHSSLPGLTRMEQMSLMALADTIATTSTDLKDNQDQSKGGETLDDCGLRFLLAVRLHTFLSTSLPLAHRAQLLRQGLSTCHYAWAFHSEAEEELLHMLPALHQGEPTWPELRSMGVGWWLRSTNKLRRCIEKVAKATFQRSNDPLDVAIFYLAMKKKAVVWGLYRSQKNAKMTEFFRNNFSEDRWRKAALKNAFSLLGKQRFHHSAAFFLLAGSLKDAVEVCLEKLQDLQLALVISRLYESEFETASTYKKILQRHVLGHDKQIPMHPDPFLRSMAHWVLEEYSKALDTLLEQTASKTKSGSSDHGSTSASNAGVFNFYTFLCTHPLLLRRHFGSSNKAKVALTAEGRKVDSISLDERRLFFTAAYDHLQAGCPMLALEVLSKMPKVRKSSKVNQESPELSAGSKSGPTSERDWSEPALNGYESGGGSLSNSRSDSVLSFDWSQPSLTHPDEPLELKWDSDRDDEEEQESKSGKSSRTVHNSNVFHDSMLSTMEAAMSEDSEDGADFSHPSDDVLATQLKFTACLKILTNELRTLSTGYELDGGKLRYQLYQWLEREVVTLQHCCSYKPCLVEVSTLEDVQSAGLVENELAPSPCSDSQRSRRHWLKSNQPLLRMFLSYCSLYGSHGGGLASVRMELILLLQESHQDNGSPSAMTACCQHTSIPLLMACTANMKTVVANPIVYLTNLTHDILQTINALNSPPHPDFVHNEIYVMHTLAASLSACIYQCLCDGHYSHMNNFTGMVYQSVLLSQKQQARAASIDGSVQPNTSPAQWPGIASMIRLLSSAGDESQPGLSVLLCEILTAVYLSLFVHGMATHSSNELFRIMAHPLSSNLWVTVFGGGARTPVVEKANSPAKTPPPASPGTDVPDKKPRRFRLRSSRSGSKEDSSIDKDPPPSSPKSEPVVDQEAASIFKECFVPPELSIWDYLIAKPSLPPSDNRVQYDSEESQGSEDDEEEEEDEYDDIFDPNSPKKEHTNYNSYSWCLMRLAMVQLVLVNLKSFYPIAGYDLLDLPGASPLCHSVLKTLQRWEQVLQKRLEIFGGPPSKYISTHFQEEAITPGPALLRHKALFEPSNTPFRTSHHSALPVKRLWQFLVKQDEVQETFIKNIFTKKHDAGETESDLGCSGGKARIIHKESDIITAFAINKANRNCLVMASTHDIQELDVSSILATQIFTWIDDEEVETKGVGTDDFLVVHTHDDFVSLHGTTPYTRSSPGTPINMPWLGGHQTGRGASVMIKRNINNVRRMTSHPTLPYYLTGAQDGSVRMFEWGHSQQIICFRSPGNSRVTRIRFNHQGNKFGIVDADGGLSLWQTNTSGAAPKPYLTLQCHNKTAHDFVFVGSSSLIATAGLSTDNRNVCLWDTLVTPMNSLVHAFCCHESGATVLLMAPRQQLLITGGRKGWISVLELPHRHQRQSFQAHDSPVKALAVDPTEDCFISGSAEGSLKMWNLATQCLLYCFPNEHARQSLFRNLGTGVMQVEFGPANHIFSCGADGTMKMRIMPNRFSVNNNNTRQHQHGNLKSDVKFIL